Proteins found in one Synechococcus sp. LA31 genomic segment:
- a CDS encoding phosphodiester glycosidase family protein — translation MAPLSALAALLPGIPLTPPPPLPPTAPAPSLQRRVAPTPSGQLRGSSISINGIRQQALWLEEGGELWLPLEVLEDQLGVSRSSRANGSIELAWFGQTVVLPADRQRSLEDEVAVPVSGLIEAVGVNVRRAGGELKLELPSRPLQAIRSRDQGISGRRVVFDLSAPALVRQSDRGLLISAEATRPQLEQLKRLGLSPTQSKGWLGLQIPQEGERLSLGGPWRLVLDLPAAEGSSVAAAPAAPERDPRLIALKKQGLQLERRIGRIGSRQVLINSVRLDPRQVPLDLRPLNRRDGMQGLSSLSQLARQEEALIAINGGYFNRVNRLPLGAMREQGRWLSGPILNRGAAGWSSGELPSFDRLMLVESIEDSRRRRWPIASVNSGYVQKGLARYTADWGSRYQPITGSEMGVLVRNGTVNERYELGQLRAGVPLKDGDLLLVARGGMSVPWQTGEQLTLQSRASSSVGEKPNVLGGGPLLLKDGRVVLNGTAEGFSSGFIGQGAPRTVIGSDGRQLWLITLQGVNNPGPTLMEAALLMRQEGLRDALNLDGGSSTGLVVANVHTVKGRGVAASVHNGLGLVPRDATPTQRAMVTGSP, via the coding sequence ATGGCACCCCTTTCGGCGCTGGCGGCTCTACTGCCTGGCATTCCACTCACTCCCCCTCCGCCGCTACCGCCAACAGCGCCAGCCCCATCGCTACAGCGCCGGGTCGCACCCACCCCAAGCGGCCAGCTGCGAGGCAGCTCGATCAGCATCAATGGGATCCGCCAGCAGGCGCTCTGGCTGGAAGAAGGGGGTGAGCTCTGGCTGCCGCTGGAGGTGCTCGAAGACCAATTGGGGGTGAGCCGCAGCAGCCGCGCCAACGGCAGCATCGAGCTGGCGTGGTTCGGCCAGACCGTGGTGCTGCCCGCTGATCGCCAGCGCAGCCTCGAAGACGAGGTGGCCGTGCCAGTGAGCGGCTTGATCGAGGCAGTGGGAGTGAACGTGCGCCGCGCGGGCGGGGAGCTGAAGCTTGAACTCCCCTCCCGCCCGCTGCAGGCGATCCGTTCGCGGGATCAGGGCATCAGCGGCCGACGCGTGGTGTTCGATCTGAGCGCCCCGGCCCTGGTGCGCCAAAGCGATCGCGGGCTGCTGATCAGTGCTGAAGCCACAAGGCCGCAGCTTGAGCAGCTCAAGCGGCTTGGGCTGAGCCCCACCCAGAGCAAGGGCTGGCTGGGGCTCCAGATCCCTCAGGAGGGTGAACGGCTCAGCCTGGGGGGGCCATGGCGGCTAGTGCTGGATTTACCGGCTGCGGAAGGAAGCTCGGTCGCTGCAGCTCCAGCCGCGCCCGAGCGTGATCCCCGCTTGATAGCCCTGAAGAAGCAGGGCCTGCAATTAGAGCGCCGTATCGGCCGTATCGGCTCGCGCCAAGTGCTGATCAACAGCGTGCGGCTCGATCCTCGGCAGGTCCCCCTTGACCTTCGCCCCCTGAACCGCCGCGATGGCATGCAGGGGCTGAGCAGCCTCAGCCAGTTGGCACGCCAGGAGGAAGCCTTGATTGCGATCAACGGGGGCTACTTCAACCGGGTGAACCGCCTGCCTTTAGGAGCAATGCGCGAACAGGGGCGCTGGCTCTCCGGACCGATCCTCAACCGCGGTGCAGCCGGATGGAGCAGCGGCGAACTACCGAGCTTCGATCGACTCATGCTGGTGGAAAGCATCGAAGACAGCCGCCGACGGCGCTGGCCGATAGCGAGTGTGAACAGCGGCTATGTGCAGAAGGGGCTGGCTCGCTACACCGCCGATTGGGGCAGCCGCTACCAGCCGATCACCGGCAGCGAGATGGGCGTTCTGGTGCGCAACGGGACCGTTAACGAACGCTATGAACTGGGGCAGCTTCGAGCCGGTGTGCCCCTGAAAGATGGGGACTTGTTGCTTGTGGCGCGTGGCGGCATGAGCGTTCCCTGGCAGACCGGCGAACAGCTCACCCTGCAGAGCCGAGCCAGCAGCTCCGTGGGCGAGAAACCCAACGTGCTTGGCGGCGGGCCCCTGCTGCTGAAAGACGGACGTGTGGTGCTCAACGGCACCGCCGAAGGCTTCAGCTCCGGCTTCATTGGCCAGGGGGCGCCGCGCACGGTGATCGGCAGCGATGGTCGCCAGCTCTGGCTGATCACCCTGCAAGGGGTGAACAACCCCGGACCCACACTGATGGAAGCGGCTCTGCTGATGCGCCAGGAGGGCCTGCGCGATGCCCTCAACCTCGATGGCGGCAGCTCAACTGGCCTAGTGGTGGCGAATGTGCACACGGTGAAAGGCCGTGGCGTTGCTGCATCGGTGCACAACGGCCTCGGTCTGGTGCCACGGGACGCCACACCAACCCAACGGGCAATGGTCACCGGCAGCCCCTGA
- the rpsL gene encoding 30S ribosomal protein S12, whose product MPTIQQLIRSERQRLTRKTKSPALRACPERRGVCTRVYTSTPKKPNSALRKVARVRLTSGFEVTAYIPGIGHNLQEHSVVMIRGGRVKDLPGVRYHIIRGTLDTAGVKDRRQSRSKYGAKTPKD is encoded by the coding sequence ATGCCCACGATTCAGCAGCTGATCCGCAGCGAGCGGCAGCGCCTTACCCGCAAGACCAAGTCGCCTGCCCTGCGCGCCTGCCCAGAGCGCCGTGGCGTGTGCACCCGCGTGTACACCTCCACCCCGAAGAAGCCGAATTCGGCTCTGCGGAAAGTTGCCCGTGTGCGTCTCACATCCGGCTTTGAGGTCACGGCCTACATCCCGGGCATAGGCCACAACCTCCAGGAGCACTCCGTGGTGATGATCCGCGGCGGTCGTGTGAAAGACCTGCCTGGTGTTCGTTATCACATCATTCGCGGAACTCTCGACACCGCCGGTGTGAAGGATCGCCGCCAGTCACGCTCCAAGTACGGCGCCAAGACGCCCAAGGACTGA
- the cobJ gene encoding precorrin-3B C(17)-methyltransferase — translation MSERLNWGFSLSNQALPLLRQLLERGLIDRIASPADGVAWQTGDLQRLLTSEWSRSRAFVAVGSCGAITRLIAPRLSGKDTDPAVVVVDGQGRFAIPLLGGHGAGAEALAIAVAALLGGEAVITGAGASQGRLALDSFGTGWGWRRGPGPWDALMKSSARGAPLQLEHHSGNDRWLQLDGLPCTGTSSERLSVGVKRSDHCRWHPPALWVGMGCERNTSLELLERGLSEALAAQGLALEAVAGLASADRKADEPALLELAERHGWPLRCFSSSALHAVEVPNPSPVVEAELGTASVAEAAALLACGPNASLRVQKHIERAAPGEQGAATVAIAQAAKQWAPQRGTLHLIGSGPGSLALLTPDARAALAESSVWVGYGLYLDLLEPLRRPDQLRSDGQLTQERERCREALELACQGLSVALVSSGDSGIYGMAGLALEQWMALAKHDRPAFQVHPGLSALQLAAARAGAPLMHDFCTVSLSDRLTPWAVIEQRLQAAADGDFVVALYNPRSKGRDWQLGRAQELLLAQRPGTTPVVLARQLGRPEEAVSLHTLGELPIEQVDMLTLVLIGNSSSRVEGGRMVTPRGYPGAELS, via the coding sequence ATGAGTGAACGCCTGAACTGGGGTTTTTCCCTCAGCAACCAAGCCCTGCCCCTGTTGCGTCAGCTGCTGGAGCGGGGGCTGATCGATCGGATCGCCAGCCCCGCTGATGGTGTGGCCTGGCAAACCGGGGATCTGCAACGGTTGCTCACCAGCGAGTGGTCTCGCAGCCGTGCCTTTGTGGCGGTGGGGTCGTGCGGTGCCATCACGCGCTTGATTGCACCACGACTGAGTGGGAAAGACACCGATCCAGCCGTGGTGGTCGTCGACGGCCAGGGCCGTTTTGCCATCCCCCTACTGGGGGGCCATGGCGCCGGAGCTGAAGCTTTGGCCATCGCGGTGGCAGCCCTGCTGGGCGGGGAAGCGGTGATCACCGGTGCAGGTGCCAGCCAAGGCCGCCTGGCGCTCGACAGCTTTGGCACCGGCTGGGGGTGGCGCCGCGGCCCGGGCCCCTGGGATGCGCTGATGAAAAGCAGCGCCCGCGGGGCGCCGCTGCAGCTGGAGCACCACAGCGGCAACGATCGCTGGCTACAGCTCGATGGTCTGCCATGCACAGGGACCAGCAGCGAGCGGCTGAGCGTGGGTGTGAAGCGAAGCGACCACTGCCGCTGGCACCCGCCGGCCCTGTGGGTGGGAATGGGCTGTGAGCGCAACACCAGCCTGGAGCTGCTGGAACGCGGCCTCAGTGAGGCCCTCGCCGCTCAGGGGCTCGCCCTCGAGGCTGTGGCAGGGCTGGCCAGCGCTGATCGCAAAGCCGATGAGCCAGCCCTGCTGGAGCTGGCGGAGCGGCATGGCTGGCCGCTCCGCTGCTTCAGCAGCAGCGCACTGCATGCGGTGGAGGTGCCCAACCCCTCGCCCGTGGTGGAGGCCGAACTCGGCACGGCCAGCGTGGCGGAGGCCGCTGCGCTGTTGGCCTGCGGACCCAACGCCAGCTTGCGGGTTCAAAAGCACATCGAGCGGGCTGCCCCTGGTGAGCAAGGCGCTGCCACGGTGGCCATTGCCCAGGCCGCTAAGCAGTGGGCGCCCCAGCGCGGCACCCTGCACCTAATCGGCAGCGGTCCTGGCAGTCTTGCGCTGCTCACCCCCGATGCCCGGGCCGCCCTGGCCGAGAGCAGCGTGTGGGTGGGCTACGGCCTGTATCTGGATCTGCTGGAGCCGCTGCGCCGGCCCGATCAACTACGCAGCGACGGCCAGCTCACCCAGGAGCGCGAGCGTTGCCGCGAAGCCTTGGAGCTGGCCTGCCAGGGCCTCAGCGTGGCGCTGGTGTCGTCGGGTGACAGCGGCATCTACGGCATGGCTGGCCTGGCCCTGGAGCAATGGATGGCCCTGGCCAAGCACGATCGACCGGCATTCCAAGTGCATCCGGGCCTCTCGGCACTGCAACTAGCGGCAGCCCGGGCCGGGGCACCACTGATGCACGATTTCTGCACTGTGAGCCTCAGCGACCGGCTCACCCCCTGGGCGGTGATCGAGCAGCGCCTGCAGGCCGCCGCCGACGGTGATTTCGTGGTGGCGCTTTACAACCCACGCTCCAAGGGGCGCGACTGGCAACTGGGCCGGGCCCAGGAGCTGCTCCTGGCTCAACGACCAGGGACAACGCCGGTGGTGCTGGCGCGCCAACTGGGCCGCCCCGAAGAAGCCGTGAGCCTGCACACCCTGGGGGAGCTGCCGATCGAGCAGGTCGACATGCTCACGCTGGTGCTGATCGGCAACAGCAGCAGTCGCGTTGAGGGCGGACGCATGGTCACACCCAGGGGCTATCCAGGCGCGGAACTCAGCTGA
- a CDS encoding AIR synthase: MPKGQSLRLSAAAAAELGRQAAVAGTPGMMHLDLVDGSCERWVIRIRPGHLSGVPVARADGITLFAPRDQIERLGALKLDYQGDLSGGGFLVRAGRELRMCACGAAFSPADEAAGAGVQATK; this comes from the coding sequence ATGCCCAAGGGCCAGAGCCTGCGCCTCTCAGCAGCAGCAGCAGCCGAGCTCGGCAGACAGGCCGCCGTGGCTGGTACGCCCGGGATGATGCATCTGGATCTGGTGGATGGCAGCTGTGAACGCTGGGTGATCCGAATCAGGCCTGGTCATCTCTCGGGTGTGCCCGTGGCCCGTGCCGACGGCATCACCCTGTTCGCCCCACGCGATCAGATCGAGCGCCTGGGAGCCCTAAAGCTCGATTACCAGGGCGATCTCAGCGGTGGCGGCTTTCTGGTGCGCGCCGGCCGCGAGCTGCGGATGTGCGCTTGTGGCGCCGCCTTCAGCCCCGCTGACGAGGCAGCCGGAGCTGGGGTGCAGGCGACAAAGTAA
- the gltB gene encoding glutamate synthase large subunit yields the protein MPLSSRPEWPHRDSPAPAAVAGEKDACGVGFLASLKGESSHWVLRQALRGLDCMEHRGGCGGDGDSGDGAGVLCGIPWSYLDAVWPEAAASSSPARGLGMVFLPADASRREQVKAFCAEEASKLGLTSLGWREVPVDPGVLGPLARGTAPAIEQWLLAAKEGGDALEALLFRLRRRCGDRARAAWGPGPSDLYFASLSSRTVVYKGMVRSEVLSAFYGDLRDERFAVSFAVYHRRFSTNTLPRWPLAQPMRLLGHNGEINTLLGNLNWARASEADLDAVWGEAAADLKPVVNPAFSDSANLDATLELLVRSGRPITESLLTLVPEAFRDQPELADKPEIQAFYEYSACTQEPWDGPALLVFADGRSVGATLDRNGLRPARYCITNDGFVVMGSETGVVELEESRIIEKGRLGPGQMLAVDLENGRLLHNWEVKQEIATRHPYGQWLAEHRRNLGVQPWAQERQLGDLDLLQQQTAFGFTAEDFDLVIEDMAGAGKEPTYCMGDDIPLAVLSNKPHLLYDYFKQRFAQVTNPPIDPLREKLVMSLEMHLGKRGSPLQPQASAAAALHLSSPILNEAELAAVAQQGIPCSTLSTLMPITDGPAGLAAAVERLKADAEAAVRSGSQILVLSDRGINATTTYMPPLLAVGAVHHHLLNLGLRLQTSLVADTAQCWSTHHVACLIGFGASAVCPWLTWETARHWLAQPKVQTNIERGKLPALTPDLVQANVRKALEDGLRKILSKIGISLLASYHGAQIFEAIGIGADLIELAFKGTTSRVAGLSLSELASETLSFHAKAFPELNRTKLEFMGFVQYRTGGEYHLNSPEMAKALHSAVEAGPGYDHFSTYKTLLENRPVTALRDLLELKPAPAALPLDQVESVESICERFCTGGMSLGALSREAHEVLAIAMNRIGGKSNSGEGGEDPARFHALKDVDGVGRSATLPTIKGLRNGDTACSAIKQIASGRFGVTPEYLRSGRQLEIKVAQGAKPGEGGQLPGPKVDPYIAWLRNSKPGVALISPPPHHDIYSIEDLAQLIHDLHQVHPAAKVSVKLVAEIGIGTIAAGVAKANADVIQISGHDGGTGASPLSSIKHAGGPWELGLTEVHRALLENGLRDRVLLRADGGLKTGWDVIIAALLGAEEYGFGSIAMIAEGCIMARVCHTNNCPVGVATQKEALRKRFTGIPEHVVNFFLFVAEEVRQLLSVLGVARLEDLIGRTELLQPRAVQLAKTKAIDLSCLIDPIPQAADRSWLQHDAEAHGNGPILEDQLLADAELMAAIEGHGRLARTLPIINTDRSVCARLGGEIAARHGNTGFQGQLDLTYEGAAGQSFGAFNVQGMNVRLVGEANDYVGKGINGGRITVVPPAGGRDPGSQVILGNTCLYGATGGELFALGRAGERFAVRNSGARTVVEGAGDHCCEYMTGGVVVVLGSTGRNVAAGMTGGVAFLLDETGGLAERVNPEIVAICELTTPEQEALLKPLLEAHLEATGSSKAAAILADWSSWKTRFKLLVPPSEKANVGLEEREAVTA from the coding sequence ATGCCGCTGTCTTCTCGCCCCGAATGGCCCCATCGCGACAGCCCCGCTCCAGCGGCGGTGGCCGGCGAGAAAGACGCCTGCGGCGTGGGTTTTCTGGCCAGCTTGAAAGGTGAGTCCAGCCATTGGGTGCTGCGTCAGGCCTTGCGCGGCCTCGATTGCATGGAGCACCGCGGTGGCTGCGGGGGCGATGGCGATTCCGGTGATGGTGCGGGCGTGCTCTGCGGCATCCCGTGGAGTTATCTCGACGCGGTGTGGCCCGAGGCGGCCGCCTCGAGCTCCCCCGCCCGGGGCCTGGGCATGGTGTTTCTCCCGGCTGATGCTTCCCGCCGTGAGCAGGTCAAGGCTTTCTGCGCCGAGGAAGCGAGCAAGCTCGGTCTCACCAGCCTGGGCTGGCGAGAGGTGCCCGTTGACCCAGGAGTGCTCGGCCCTCTGGCCCGCGGCACGGCTCCGGCGATCGAGCAGTGGTTGCTCGCAGCAAAGGAAGGGGGTGATGCGCTCGAGGCCCTGCTCTTCCGTTTGCGCCGCCGCTGCGGTGATCGGGCCAGGGCGGCCTGGGGCCCTGGCCCGAGTGATCTGTATTTCGCGTCGTTGAGCAGCCGCACTGTTGTTTACAAGGGCATGGTGCGCTCGGAAGTGCTCTCGGCTTTCTACGGCGACCTGCGCGATGAGCGCTTCGCCGTGAGTTTTGCGGTGTATCACCGCCGCTTCAGCACCAACACCCTGCCCCGCTGGCCCCTGGCCCAGCCGATGCGGCTGCTCGGCCACAACGGTGAGATCAACACCCTGCTGGGCAACCTCAACTGGGCCCGCGCCTCCGAGGCCGATCTCGATGCGGTGTGGGGTGAGGCTGCTGCAGACCTCAAGCCGGTGGTGAACCCGGCCTTCAGTGATTCCGCCAACCTCGACGCCACTCTGGAGCTGCTGGTGCGCAGCGGCCGGCCGATCACCGAGAGCCTGCTCACCCTGGTGCCCGAAGCCTTCCGCGACCAGCCCGAGCTGGCCGATAAGCCTGAGATTCAGGCCTTCTACGAGTATTCCGCCTGCACTCAGGAGCCCTGGGATGGCCCCGCCCTGCTGGTGTTCGCCGATGGGCGCAGCGTCGGCGCCACCCTCGATCGCAACGGCCTGCGCCCGGCTCGCTACTGCATCACCAACGACGGCTTCGTGGTGATGGGCTCAGAAACCGGTGTGGTGGAGCTTGAGGAGAGCCGCATCATCGAGAAGGGCCGCCTCGGCCCCGGCCAGATGCTGGCGGTCGACCTGGAGAACGGTCGCCTGCTGCACAACTGGGAGGTGAAGCAGGAGATCGCCACGCGCCATCCCTACGGCCAGTGGCTGGCCGAGCACCGCCGCAACCTGGGGGTTCAGCCCTGGGCCCAGGAGCGCCAGCTTGGCGATCTGGATCTGTTGCAGCAGCAGACCGCCTTTGGCTTCACTGCCGAAGACTTCGATCTGGTGATCGAAGACATGGCCGGTGCCGGAAAAGAGCCCACCTACTGCATGGGCGACGACATTCCCTTGGCGGTGCTCTCCAACAAGCCGCATCTGCTCTACGACTACTTCAAGCAGCGCTTCGCGCAGGTCACCAACCCGCCGATCGATCCGCTGCGCGAAAAGCTGGTGATGAGCCTGGAGATGCACCTGGGCAAGCGCGGTTCACCGCTGCAGCCTCAGGCTTCTGCTGCAGCCGCGCTGCACCTGAGCAGCCCGATCCTCAACGAAGCCGAGCTGGCGGCTGTGGCGCAGCAGGGCATCCCCTGCAGCACCCTTTCCACCTTGATGCCGATCACCGATGGCCCCGCCGGGCTGGCGGCGGCTGTGGAGCGGCTCAAGGCCGACGCCGAAGCTGCCGTGCGCAGCGGTAGCCAGATCCTGGTGCTCAGCGATCGCGGCATCAACGCCACCACCACCTACATGCCGCCCCTGCTGGCGGTGGGTGCGGTGCACCACCACCTGCTCAATCTCGGCCTGCGCCTGCAGACCTCACTGGTGGCCGATACGGCCCAGTGCTGGAGCACCCACCACGTGGCCTGCCTGATCGGCTTCGGCGCCAGCGCCGTGTGCCCCTGGCTCACCTGGGAAACAGCCCGCCACTGGCTGGCTCAGCCCAAGGTGCAGACCAACATCGAGCGCGGCAAGTTGCCTGCCCTCACGCCCGATCTGGTGCAGGCCAATGTGCGCAAGGCCCTCGAGGATGGCCTGCGCAAGATCCTCTCCAAGATCGGTATTTCGCTGCTCGCCAGTTACCACGGCGCGCAGATCTTCGAGGCGATCGGCATCGGTGCCGACCTGATCGAACTGGCGTTCAAGGGCACCACGAGCCGTGTGGCTGGCCTGAGCCTGAGCGAACTGGCCAGCGAAACCCTCAGCTTCCACGCCAAGGCCTTCCCCGAGCTCAACCGCACCAAGCTTGAGTTCATGGGCTTTGTGCAGTACCGCACCGGTGGCGAATACCACCTCAACAGCCCGGAGATGGCCAAGGCGCTCCACTCTGCTGTGGAAGCCGGCCCCGGCTACGACCACTTCTCCACCTACAAAACCCTGCTGGAGAACCGCCCGGTTACGGCGCTGCGCGATCTGCTGGAGCTCAAGCCGGCACCGGCGGCCCTGCCCCTGGATCAGGTGGAGAGCGTGGAGAGCATCTGCGAGCGCTTCTGCACCGGCGGCATGAGCCTGGGCGCCCTTTCGCGGGAGGCCCATGAGGTGCTGGCCATCGCCATGAACCGCATTGGCGGCAAGAGCAACAGCGGCGAGGGTGGTGAAGACCCGGCCCGCTTCCATGCGCTGAAGGATGTGGACGGCGTGGGCCGCTCTGCCACCCTGCCCACGATCAAAGGCCTGCGCAACGGCGACACTGCCTGCTCCGCCATTAAGCAGATCGCCTCAGGCCGGTTCGGCGTCACCCCTGAATATCTGCGCAGCGGCCGGCAGCTGGAGATCAAGGTGGCCCAGGGTGCCAAGCCCGGCGAAGGCGGCCAGCTGCCTGGCCCGAAGGTGGACCCCTACATCGCCTGGCTGCGCAACAGCAAGCCCGGCGTCGCACTGATCTCGCCACCGCCCCACCACGACATCTATTCCATCGAGGATCTGGCCCAGCTGATTCACGACCTGCACCAGGTGCATCCTGCCGCCAAGGTGAGCGTGAAGCTGGTGGCCGAGATCGGCATCGGCACCATCGCCGCCGGTGTGGCCAAGGCCAATGCCGATGTGATCCAGATCTCCGGCCATGACGGCGGCACTGGCGCCTCGCCGCTGAGCTCGATCAAGCACGCTGGCGGCCCCTGGGAGCTTGGCCTCACCGAGGTGCACCGCGCCCTGCTCGAGAACGGGTTGCGCGACCGGGTGCTGCTGCGCGCCGATGGCGGCCTCAAGACCGGCTGGGATGTGATCATCGCCGCCCTGCTCGGTGCTGAGGAATACGGCTTCGGCTCGATCGCGATGATCGCCGAGGGCTGCATCATGGCCCGCGTTTGCCACACCAATAACTGCCCGGTGGGGGTGGCTACTCAGAAGGAAGCGCTGCGTAAGCGCTTCACCGGCATCCCCGAGCACGTGGTGAACTTCTTCCTGTTCGTGGCAGAAGAGGTGCGGCAGCTGCTGAGCGTGCTCGGCGTGGCTCGCCTCGAGGATCTGATCGGCCGCACCGAGCTGCTGCAGCCCCGCGCTGTGCAGTTGGCCAAAACCAAGGCGATCGACCTCTCCTGCCTGATCGATCCCATTCCCCAGGCCGCCGATCGCTCCTGGCTGCAACACGACGCCGAAGCCCATGGCAATGGCCCGATCCTTGAAGACCAGCTGCTAGCTGACGCCGAGCTAATGGCCGCGATTGAGGGGCATGGCCGCTTGGCCCGCACCCTGCCGATCATCAACACCGATCGCAGCGTGTGCGCGCGCCTGGGCGGCGAGATCGCTGCCCGCCATGGCAACACCGGCTTCCAGGGCCAGCTTGATCTCACTTACGAGGGTGCTGCTGGCCAGAGCTTCGGTGCCTTCAACGTGCAGGGCATGAACGTGCGCCTGGTGGGTGAAGCCAACGACTACGTGGGCAAGGGCATCAATGGCGGCCGCATCACGGTGGTGCCTCCGGCCGGCGGTCGTGATCCCGGCAGCCAGGTGATCCTGGGCAACACCTGCCTTTACGGCGCCACCGGCGGCGAGCTATTCGCCCTGGGCCGCGCCGGTGAGCGCTTCGCCGTGCGCAACAGCGGTGCCCGCACCGTGGTGGAAGGCGCCGGGGACCATTGCTGTGAATACATGACCGGTGGTGTAGTGGTGGTGCTTGGCAGCACCGGCCGCAATGTGGCCGCCGGCATGACCGGTGGCGTGGCCTTCCTGCTGGATGAAACCGGCGGTCTGGCCGAGCGCGTGAACCCTGAGATCGTGGCCATCTGCGAGCTCACCACCCCCGAGCAGGAAGCACTGCTCAAGCCTTTGCTGGAGGCCCACCTCGAGGCCACCGGCAGCAGCAAGGCCGCAGCGATCCTGGCCGATTGGAGCAGCTGGAAGACGCGCTTCAAGTTGCTGGTGCCCCCAAGCGAGAAGGCCAATGTGGGCCTCGAAGAGCGTGAGGCCGTGACGGCCTGA
- the rpsG gene encoding 30S ribosomal protein S7, whose product MSRRNAAEKRPILPDPQFNSRLATMIVARLMKHGKKSTAQRILSDAFSLIGERTGSDPLEVFETAVKNATPLVEVRARRVGGATYQVPMEVRQERGTAMALRWLVNFSRARNGRSMAQKLAGELMDAANEAGSAVRKREETHKMAEANKAFAHYRY is encoded by the coding sequence ATGTCCCGCCGCAACGCCGCCGAGAAGCGCCCAATCCTGCCGGATCCCCAGTTCAATAGCCGTTTGGCCACGATGATCGTGGCGCGGTTGATGAAGCATGGCAAGAAGTCAACCGCTCAGCGGATTCTTTCCGATGCCTTCAGCCTGATCGGCGAGCGCACCGGTTCTGACCCCCTGGAGGTCTTTGAAACCGCTGTAAAGAACGCCACCCCCCTAGTGGAAGTGCGTGCACGGCGTGTGGGCGGCGCCACCTACCAGGTGCCGATGGAAGTGCGCCAGGAACGTGGCACCGCCATGGCCCTGCGCTGGCTCGTGAACTTCTCACGCGCTCGCAATGGCCGCAGCATGGCCCAAAAGCTCGCTGGCGAGTTGATGGATGCCGCCAACGAAGCTGGCAGTGCTGTTCGCAAGCGCGAAGAAACCCACAAGATGGCCGAAGCCAACAAGGCCTTCGCCCACTACCGCTACTGA
- the lipA gene encoding lipoyl synthase, whose amino-acid sequence MLKPDWLRVKAPQRERIGEVADLLLDLKLNTVCQEASCPNIGECFAGGTATFLIMGPGCTRACPYCDIDFDKSVRELDPSEPLRLGEAVARLGLKHVVITSVNRDDLTDGGASQFVACIEQVRQRSPLTTIELLIPDFCGNWQALATVMEAGPDVLNHNIETVPRLYKKARPQGIYERSLELLQRVRKQWPRSYSKSGLMVGLGESDSEVIEVLADLRRHQVDIVTIGQYLSPGPKHLPVDRFVTPDQFEAFRQHGEAELGFLQVVSTPLTRSSYHAGEVQRLMAQHPR is encoded by the coding sequence GTGCTCAAACCCGACTGGCTGCGTGTCAAGGCTCCCCAGCGCGAGCGGATTGGCGAAGTGGCTGATCTGCTGCTGGATCTCAAGCTCAACACGGTCTGTCAGGAAGCCAGCTGCCCCAACATCGGCGAGTGCTTCGCCGGTGGCACCGCCACTTTTTTGATCATGGGGCCGGGCTGCACCCGCGCCTGCCCCTACTGCGACATCGACTTCGACAAGAGCGTTCGCGAGCTCGACCCCAGCGAACCCTTGCGGCTGGGTGAAGCCGTGGCGCGGCTGGGCCTGAAGCACGTGGTGATCACCTCGGTAAACCGCGACGACCTCACCGATGGAGGCGCCAGCCAATTTGTGGCCTGCATCGAGCAGGTGCGTCAGCGCTCACCCCTCACCACAATCGAGCTGCTCATCCCGGACTTCTGCGGCAACTGGCAGGCCCTGGCCACCGTGATGGAGGCCGGGCCCGATGTGCTGAACCACAACATCGAAACGGTGCCGCGGCTGTACAAGAAAGCCCGCCCCCAGGGCATCTACGAGCGTTCCTTGGAGCTGCTCCAGCGGGTGAGAAAGCAGTGGCCCCGTAGCTACTCCAAATCCGGGCTGATGGTGGGCTTGGGAGAGAGCGACTCCGAGGTGATCGAGGTTCTGGCGGATCTACGCCGCCATCAGGTCGACATCGTGACCATCGGCCAATACCTCTCCCCTGGACCCAAACACCTGCCGGTCGACCGCTTCGTGACCCCGGACCAATTCGAGGCCTTCCGCCAGCACGGGGAAGCAGAGCTGGGCTTTCTGCAAGTGGTGAGCACACCACTCACCCGCAGCAGTTACCACGCCGGCGAAGTGCAGCGGCTGATGGCACAGCATCCGCGCTGA